A genome region from Sphingobium sp. CR2-8 includes the following:
- a CDS encoding PTS sugar transporter subunit IIA, whose translation MIGLVLVTHGSLATEFVVAMEHVVGPQQQIETICIGPEDDMELRRADIATAVARVNDGSGVILLTDLFGGTPSNLAISLLKAGEIEVIAGINLPMLIRLESARKVMDVRAAVAAAREAGQKYISVASELLGSTT comes from the coding sequence ATGATCGGACTCGTACTCGTCACCCATGGGTCGCTGGCGACCGAATTTGTCGTAGCCATGGAACATGTGGTCGGCCCGCAGCAGCAGATCGAAACGATCTGCATCGGGCCGGAAGACGACATGGAATTGCGCCGCGCGGACATCGCGACGGCAGTCGCGCGCGTCAATGACGGATCGGGCGTGATCCTGCTGACCGACCTGTTCGGCGGCACGCCTTCCAACCTTGCCATCTCGCTGCTGAAAGCAGGCGAGATCGAAGTGATCGCGGGCATCAACCTGCCCATGCTCATCCGCCTGGAAAGCGCGCGCAAGGTCATGGACGTGCGCGCCGCGGTTGCCGCCGCGCGCGAAGCCGGGCAGAAATATATCAGCGTAGCGTCGGAACTGTTGGGCAGCACCACATGA
- the rapZ gene encoding RNase adapter RapZ — translation MTTPPKTILLLSGLSGAGKTTALKTLEDMGWEVVDNLPLVLLDRLLDTPLPAGHDDDGDRPLALGIDARTRGFDANAIVQRIKALRDRHGHDIETLFLDCSGTELERRFAETRRRHPLALDRPAADGIARERELTEPLRRWASQVIDTTSFTSNALQQEIRNRFSREKLSEPVLTILSFGFSRGVPRNADLMFDVRFLRNPHWDADLRPKTGLDPDVAAYIREDPAYEDAIGKIEDLLATLLPRYSEGGKAYITVAFGCTGGKHRSVHVAQRVANYLQDAGFSPTVLHRNIESTPQDSLEKRRPGGPKALS, via the coding sequence ATGACGACCCCGCCCAAGACCATATTGCTGCTGTCCGGCCTGTCGGGCGCGGGCAAGACGACCGCGCTCAAGACGCTGGAGGATATGGGCTGGGAAGTGGTGGACAATCTGCCGCTGGTCCTGCTCGATCGCCTGCTCGACACCCCCCTGCCCGCGGGCCACGACGATGATGGCGACCGTCCGCTGGCGCTGGGCATCGACGCGCGCACCCGTGGCTTCGACGCGAACGCCATCGTGCAGCGGATCAAGGCGCTGCGCGATCGCCACGGCCATGATATCGAAACCCTCTTCCTCGACTGTTCGGGCACCGAGCTGGAGCGACGCTTCGCCGAAACGCGTCGCCGCCACCCGCTCGCGCTCGACCGCCCGGCCGCCGACGGCATCGCGCGCGAACGCGAACTGACCGAACCGCTGCGCCGCTGGGCGAGCCAGGTCATCGACACCACCAGCTTCACCAGCAACGCGCTCCAGCAGGAAATCCGCAACCGCTTCTCGCGCGAAAAGCTATCGGAGCCGGTGCTCACGATCCTGTCCTTCGGCTTCTCGCGCGGGGTGCCGCGCAACGCCGACCTGATGTTCGACGTCCGCTTTCTGCGCAACCCGCACTGGGACGCGGACCTGCGCCCTAAAACCGGTCTGGACCCGGACGTCGCCGCCTATATCCGCGAAGATCCCGCCTATGAGGACGCGATCGGCAAGATCGAGGATTTGCTCGCCACCCTGCTGCCGCGCTATTCGGAAGGCGGGAAGGCCTATATCACCGTCGCGTTCGGCTGCACGGGCGGCAAGCATCGCTCCGTCCATGTCGCGCAACGTGTCGCGAACTACTTGCAAGATGCGGGCTTTTCGCCCACGGTCTTGCACCGCAATATTGAATCGACGCCCCAGGATAGTCTGGAGAAGCGCCGTCCGGGAGGCCCGAAAGCATTATCATGA
- a CDS encoding HPr kinase/phosphorylase produces MARALSSETLHATSVAIDGRVVLLCGPSGAGKSDLALRLIDRGAILVSDDYTLVKRIDGRLVATAPDTIRGKMEVRGLGILPTPSVDDAPVALLADLFDKVDRMPLTPFHRAVAGMDVPVVKIAPFEASAPIKVELAIRTLGLKGTDAA; encoded by the coding sequence ATGGCAAGGGCACTTTCATCCGAAACGCTGCATGCGACGAGCGTGGCCATCGACGGCCGCGTCGTGCTGCTGTGCGGGCCAAGCGGCGCGGGCAAGTCCGACCTGGCGCTGCGCCTGATCGACCGGGGCGCCATTCTCGTCAGCGATGATTATACGCTGGTCAAGCGCATCGACGGTCGGCTGGTCGCCACCGCCCCCGACACGATCCGGGGCAAGATGGAGGTGCGCGGGCTGGGCATCCTTCCCACGCCGTCGGTGGACGATGCGCCCGTCGCCCTGCTCGCCGACCTGTTCGACAAGGTCGACCGCATGCCGCTCACGCCCTTCCACCGCGCGGTCGCGGGCATGGACGTGCCGGTGGTCAAGATCGCCCCGTTCGAGGCCTCCGCCCCGATCAAGGTTGAACTGGCGATCAGGACGCTGGGCCTGAAAGGGACGGACGCCGCATGA
- a CDS encoding AI-2E family transporter yields the protein MTIAPSRSYKLEDGFFLSLVILVSIAFAAVLEPFFAAVLWGIIVAVLFWPIQQRIAARMPGRRNSAALITLLLIIAIVIIPAILLSFALIQEAAHIYAQIQSGQIDFARMFAQMQAALPDWAHGLLRRFGLNNFDAARITVTRGLTSSFRTWAGQALLIGQSAFSFVIALGVMLYLSFFLLRDGEKLSQRFAEAAPLRPHQREALLTRFVVVIRATVKGSLVVAIVQGVLGGIIFWAVGIQGALLWGVLMGAFSLLPAIGAAIVWGPVALYLFATGEIWQAIVVVASGALIIGSVDNVLRPILVGRDTRIPDYVVLISTLGGIELFGFNGIVIGPVIAALFIATWNIFTKMRREGEIVE from the coding sequence ATGACCATAGCACCGTCCCGTAGTTACAAGTTGGAGGACGGTTTCTTCCTCAGCCTCGTCATCCTGGTGTCCATCGCCTTTGCCGCGGTGCTGGAGCCGTTTTTCGCGGCGGTGTTGTGGGGCATTATCGTCGCCGTGCTGTTTTGGCCGATCCAGCAGCGCATTGCCGCCCGGATGCCGGGACGGCGCAACAGCGCGGCGCTCATCACGCTGCTGCTGATCATCGCCATCGTCATCATTCCCGCGATCCTGCTGTCCTTCGCGTTAATTCAGGAAGCCGCGCATATCTACGCGCAGATCCAGTCGGGCCAGATCGATTTCGCGCGCATGTTCGCGCAGATGCAGGCGGCGTTGCCCGACTGGGCGCATGGCCTGCTGCGCCGGTTCGGCCTCAATAATTTCGATGCGGCGCGCATCACCGTGACGCGGGGGCTGACCAGCAGTTTCCGCACCTGGGCGGGGCAGGCGCTGCTGATCGGCCAGAGCGCCTTCAGCTTCGTCATCGCGCTGGGCGTGATGCTGTATCTGTCCTTCTTCCTGCTGCGCGACGGCGAGAAACTGTCGCAGCGTTTCGCCGAAGCCGCGCCCTTGCGGCCGCATCAGCGCGAGGCTTTGCTGACCCGCTTCGTCGTGGTCATCCGCGCGACGGTGAAGGGCAGCCTGGTCGTCGCCATCGTACAGGGCGTGCTGGGCGGCATCATCTTCTGGGCCGTGGGCATTCAGGGCGCGCTGCTGTGGGGCGTACTGATGGGTGCTTTCTCACTGTTGCCCGCGATCGGCGCGGCGATCGTGTGGGGGCCGGTGGCGCTCTATCTGTTCGCGACCGGCGAGATCTGGCAGGCGATCGTCGTCGTGGCGAGCGGGGCGCTGATCATCGGGTCGGTCGACAATGTGCTACGCCCGATATTGGTGGGGCGCGACACGCGCATCCCCGATTATGTCGTGCTGATTTCGACGCTGGGCGGGATCGAGCTGTTCGGCTTCAACGGGATCGTCATCGGGCCGGTCATCGCCGCGCTGTTCATCGCGACCTGGAACATCTTTACCAAGATGCGGCGCGAGGGCGAGATCGTGGAGTGA
- a CDS encoding HPr family phosphocarrier protein, with protein sequence MNEISREVRISNKRGLHARASAKFVTLASGLPADILVSKDGNHVTGTSIMGLMMLGAAMGDSITIKATGPEAAESLGQLVGLVEDKFGEE encoded by the coding sequence ATGAACGAAATCAGCCGGGAAGTCCGTATCAGCAACAAGCGCGGCCTCCACGCCCGCGCCAGCGCCAAATTCGTGACACTGGCGAGCGGCCTGCCCGCCGATATCCTGGTCAGCAAGGACGGCAACCATGTCACCGGCACGTCGATCATGGGCCTGATGATGCTGGGCGCGGCGATGGGCGACAGCATCACCATCAAGGCGACCGGCCCGGAAGCCGCCGAATCCCTGGGCCAGCTGGTCGGCCTGGTCGAAGACAAGTTCGGCGAGGAATAA